GTAGGAATCCAGGGCCTGTTCCCTTGCCCATGATACGGGAAGAGGGTGTTGCTctttacccccaccccacccctctttaAGACAGTCTTAATATGTAGCATACACAGGCCTCAAATCTGCAGTggttgtttctgcctcctgagtgtacgGCACCATAGGGTGGCCTTGGGAGCCCCCTTGAAACATGCCAGGTATGAATGGTTGGCCCTAATCTTCACCATACCCCCATGTCCCTTGTAGGGAGGGAAAGACTTTTCCCAGTGGAAGCCCAGGGCCTCCTGTGTCCCATTTCACGGTGGTGACTTCACCTGTTTGCACACTACCaccgcctgcctctctctctgtctctgtctctctctgtctctctttctctctgtctctctcttgtcccTGGCTCTCTCCTGACCAGCTCCTTTCCACACCCtctcttctcagccttcctctcttccttcttgcttTTCCCTTCCTAGGCATCTTGTCTTTGCCCTTCTGTCTGGAGgttatttcttttctgtctttctcccttgtgtccctctgctctctttcctgcctctctcttgTGTTCTCGACTTGTGCTCTGATGGTCCCCCTCTCCAGTCTCTATTTTTATCCCTCTGACACACCCCTTGTGTCCACCTCTCTGTCTGTACCACCACCCCCCCTTCTTCAGTACTAGCTCTGGGTCCCAATTAGTTGGTGTTGGCCACGGCAGCGCAGGGCCCCACCAGGCTTCTCATTACCGCTGGCGGCTCCTAATGAGCGTGGGGTGGAGTGACCCCGCGCCCCCAGCCCGGCCTGCGTCACTGCCGCCGCGGGGGCTGTGAGGGTATATAAAAGGGGCGTGAGCATAGCTGCCTGAGCCCACTGCACGGTAGGGGGTCCTGTAGGAGGCTGGTGGCAGGGTTGGATTGTGGGCCCTAGGCTTCTGGGCGGGATGATGACATTGAGATTCTGGCCCCTGTATCCACAGGTGATGGAGACCTGCCAGATGTCCAGGAGCCCCCGAGAGCGGCTGTTGCTGCttttgctgctgctactgcttgTGCCCTGGGGCACTGGCCCTGCCTCAGGTGTTGCCCTGCCCCTCGCTGGTGTGTTCAGGTAGGTGTGAGGTCCCGGACACccaaagaagggaggagaggacccCCCGCCCCAAAGGAAGGCAAGATACCGCATGCGGGGAGTTGGGGAGGGCAGGGGTGCTTAGCGTCGGACTGCAGTGGGGACCCGCGGTGGCCTGTGGGGCCTAGCGCGCAATCACATCTCTCTTCCCCCAGCCTCCGCGCCCCGGGTCGTGCCTGGGCGGGCTTGGGTAGCCCCCTGTCTCGGCGCAGCCTGGCGCTAGCTGACGACGCGGCCTTTCGGGAGCGCGCGCGCCTGCTGGCCGCCCTGGAGCGCCGCCGCTGGCTGGACTCTTACATGCAGAAGCTGTTGCTACTGGACGCGCCCTGAGCCTAATAAAGAGCCTGTCGCACTGCGACTGCGCCTCTTTGCTGCGCCACTCTCTTgtgggtgtgtggggagggggccCCACAGCCTCACTGCAACCGGGACCCTCCGCATCCTCGCTTCTCCGGGTTCCCTCTTGGGTCATCTGCCTCGAGACTCTTGTTCTCTCTGGATTCCCTCGCCCGTGGGTCCCTGATCCAGCTCTGTTTTGGTccggttttttttgggggggggggagggattattcttccgagacagggtttctctgtgtagccctggctgtcctggaactcactctgtagaccaggctggccttgagctcgagagcttcgcctgcctctgcctcccaagtgctaggattaaaggcaagcgtcACCATATCCTGCTGGGTCGGGATTTCATAACCTTTTTGGGCCTCGTGTTTATCGGCCGGGGAGGGCTCCAGCAGTTCCGAGCTGGACCGCGGCAGGTGCCGGATAAGGAAACTAAGCAGAGCCCGCGGCTCGGGGAGGCGCAGTCCCCACCTGTTTATTCGGAGAGCCCGCGGAGCGAGCGGACCGCGCCCTGATTGGTCTGAAGAGGAGGGTGGGGTCCAGGAGACCGCCCTCCAAAATTTGCATTTTCTGGAGGCGGACCGAGCCCTCATTGGCTTTTATGCTGTGAGGGCGGAGTTGCCTCTTGCAGCTCCTGCTCGGTCTACCGCGCAGAAGCAGAAGCGGTTAGCAGGAGGCGCACACAGAAATCCGGGTTTCCGCGAGGCGACACTTAACGCCCCGAAATCCCGAGTTTTGACGGCTGTCTCCAGCCATCAAACCGCCTTAGAGCTTAGGATGCGGCCAAAGAGCTCACCCATCTCCAAACCCTTCCTCCGAAAAGGAGGACTTTTTTTGGACTACTACCCTCCAGCAGCCCCCTTCCCCTGCCGGCCAGCGCTGGCCTGTCCTTCCGCACAAGGACCTGCTCAGAACTAGTTCCATCCGCCGCTCCACACATGGCTGGAGTCTTGATCTCGAGTGTCTAGGCCTGCCTTTCTCAACCCCCTCCTGGGCACTGGGAAGAACTTTTGGGCTGGAGCCCCAGGCTGACCTCTGCATTTCTCAGAGGCCGCCCAGGCTGCCAGCCTGCCCTTCCTGACTCTCCTTCCCATGGCCGAGCTGTTCGGCTGACTGACTCTTCAGCCTGGAACACCCTCCCGCTGCCAACTGAATACCAACTACACCTTCTCTCAAAGCAGAGTGCAGGCGGGTGGCACCTTCTTGAAGagaacagctccagagaataGTGCATGCATGCGtagtatgtaggtgtgtgtgtgtgtgtgtgtgtgtgtgtgtgtgtgttctcaggctGCACCCATCTTAGTCCAAAGGCTCCAAGAGGCTCCTGGCATTGTAAACCATGGAGCCAGTGTTAAGAAGGGGAAACTGAGTGCAGCCGAGGGTGCAGCAAGGTCCTGGCTTGGAGTGCTTATGATCCAGAGGCCTCACTCAGAGCAGTCTGGCAATTCCAGAGCTCAGAGTCTGCAAGCCAGTGGTCTTGCTTAGCCCCATGTTTCATGAAGTTGCCACTGAGGAGCTGTCAGAGAAGCCTCTGGCTTGCTTGCTCAGACACACTCTGACTGACCAGGCTATGTACTCAGAGCAGAGGAGCCTGCCTGGCCTACCACAAAGAGATACAACTCAGGGACAGCAAGCTCTCTCCAGGCCTGCCCTGTGATGATGCTACAATAGCAGCCTCCAAAGCAGGAGAGAAGGATGGCAAAAACTTAGAGACCTTGGGTTCCCTCTTGACCCAGTGGAGGCCCAGTTGTCCTCCTCCCCCGAACTTGTGTGATGAGGAAATCATCCTGTGAAGTCATTACTATGTGATTTGCTATTGttaagaaacaggagagagccagGAGAGGTCATGGTCACATAACACAACTTAGGGATGTGGGTCCCATGCTGACGGAGGAGGTATAGTGGTGGGAAGGGTGCCTCACACTGGTGGCGGCTGTAGGTAGTAGAGCTGCAGGTGAGGCCAGGTGGGTGGCGGGGACTGGCTGAACAGCAGGAtggagagcagcagcagcagcagcaggcccaAGACGGGTGTGGGGACCAGTGGGTGCTGGCTGATTctggaggggaggcaggagaggcTGACGGTGGCCCCAGGAAGATGGGTCTCACAAACTCATGGCACCCCCACCCGCACCTGGGGACATTTAAAGGGCACACCTGATCCCTGGGGAGTGCTGGGGATGCAGACAGTGCTGGGTCCGTGACCTCTCAACTGGCACCAGGTCTCTCACCACAGGCATGAGGGCTTGGTGCATCTCTGGTACAATGTGGCAACTGGAAGGCAGAAGGGACAGACATTATTACTAGGCTTGGTCTGTCCTAAGTCCCTTCCCAGTTCCCAAGTGTCTCTTTACCTCTCACGAGAGCTTCCTGGGGCAAGTTTATGGTGATAGGTTCCCAGAGGGCTGGAAGGGTCAGCCTGGGTGAGGAAGGACAGAACACATCCAGTCACTGAATTTGCAGCCCTTAGTCAGCACCCTGGATGCAGACTACACAGGAGGCCATGTGTCCCCGCTGGTCAGGGATGACTACAGCCTTCTGCTCGCCGGGTGAGTGAGTGAATGGGGAGAGCAGGCAGGGCAAGAACAGTGCCTATGACACAGTAGTTAACGAGGGCGAGAGACTCTCAGCCCacacttctcttcctcctcccacctgATCCTGTTGAGTTTCCACCCCCCAGGGCATTGGTTTACAGGTGCGTGTTCCTATGCCAGGCACA
This Mus musculus strain C57BL/6J chromosome 7, GRCm38.p6 C57BL/6J DNA region includes the following protein-coding sequences:
- the Pth2 gene encoding tuberoinfundibular peptide of 39 residues isoform X2, whose product is METCQMSRSPRERLLLLLLLLLLVPWGTGPASGVALPLAGVFSLRAPGRAWAGLGSPLSRRSLALADDAAFRERARLLAALERRRWLDSYMQKLLLLDAP
- the Pth2 gene encoding tuberoinfundibular peptide of 39 residues isoform X1, coding for MMTLRFWPLYPQVMETCQMSRSPRERLLLLLLLLLLVPWGTGPASGVALPLAGVFSLRAPGRAWAGLGSPLSRRSLALADDAAFRERARLLAALERRRWLDSYMQKLLLLDAP